The Medicago truncatula cultivar Jemalong A17 chromosome 7, MtrunA17r5.0-ANR, whole genome shotgun sequence genome includes the window GAAAGCTTTCTTTGAAGCTCATTACAAGAAACTTGCAGCTCAAAAAGCAGCTGCATTACTTGAACAAGAAAAAAGTGATTCACTCGAAATGGAAGAACATGATGAGGCAGAAGTTGATAACACCAACAATTCACAGTTAACAAGTCTAAAACCTAAACTTGTTGAGACAAGTTTACCTGAAAGTGGAAACAAGGTAGATGTAACTCAACTTGAGAAGGAGCAGCAAACCCTTGTAGGGAATTCAATGCAAAACCAGCTTGGTGATAAGGACTTAAATGTAAAGGTTAGTGGAAAAACTTAATTTGACACACCAAAGATGAATTTAATTTagttgatttaggatcaagatTTCTTATAGGCAAAGATCTCCTGCGTTCATGCAGTCAGTAGTTCGGCACCGTTTAGATTTTGACCTCGGTAAATatttaaatgctcttttgaaATCTGAGCCATATGATGAAGATTCGGCGGTGCTAAGCTTCTATTTGTGTCAATGCATGGGATTCTTTACCGCACAAAATCCGTTTTCGTTGATTTTGTTCCAGGAATCTTTTTATAGCAAGGAATCTACTTTTTAGTGGTAGGCATTGAACTCGGTATCCTCACACACACTGCACACCGACCACTTGTGTTAAAGTGCGGTACTGTTGTTGTCAGTAGTCTTTTTACTCTTTCAATCATTTACGAACATGGCACTTACATAATAGCTGTTATTGCAGAAAGGTTCCACAGATCCTATTGTTTCAAATATTGCTACCCCAATGAATAACAAGGCTTCATTAAGAAAGAAGAGATCAAAATCGAAGTCACTTCACATGTCAGTAAAGTTTGCAGTCATTAGAGAAATTAATAGATTGACTTCATCTGTAATGAGGAAATTTGAAACTACAAGAGTTGGTTCTGGTTCTTCCACAGCTTCAAAGGATAGATGGACTCCTATAACAACACCAACAAAGGTAttcaaacttcaattttatATCATCTTATTACAAGACCTTCAACTTCCATTTTGCTATGATCTTCAAAGTTGTTTTAATTGCTAAAGTGATCCATTATTCAATTTCAGACCTCCAAGAATGAGCTGCAAAAGCACCCTTCATTTTCTCCACTAACTGAACAGAAAAGGTACATTTTACGTTAAAGAGATGTAAATCATATGACATATGTATCACCGACACAACATCGGCTTAGTTAatttttgttccaaattatGATTGATGCCGAGGTATCATTTCCACGTCTGTTATCCATGTCTGTGACAGAATGTTTTGTTGCAACTATTTTCTAGATCATCACATTATGCTATTTTACATGTAAATTTTGCAGTATaaattatctatttattttacaCATAGACCTACATTGAGCTTGCCCTTTGTAAGTTTgtaacttcaaaaaaaattatagtattaATGACTACCGCTGCttttgattacattgaattgaattatttcaattttgccACTATTACTGGTGTGAACATGTTAATGTTGTGATTGGTGTCCATGTGTATATGTGTGTTCTTCATTAGTCACTAATGTTGCAAGTACCTATGAAACACTAACCCAGACACGGATACCGGACACGTTATTGATACATACACCTGTAATACTTAGAAAGAAATCGATTAATTACGTGTAGGTATCGTGAAGTTGTACCATGGACACAACTTCAATTTGAAGTGTCCGTGCTACAACTATCTTTACCAGCAGTAACATCTATAGCTTGAAGGTTTCATTCATTTTGTTGATATTGTTTCAAGACTGACATTTCCAATGTTTTAAATGTATGCAGAAAAAATATGGAATCACCAATTATATCATCCCTGTTAAGCTTAAGGATCGAAGATAGGGATGCATGTAGAAAGAAGGCAAAACTCTATTCCCTACTTTTCCTTTCTGATTCTATTAATCATTTGCCTATTGATCTTCACCAATTCAGAAACTTTGGAAAAGTACTGACACTTTTTTGTAGTACTGACACTTCAGATTGAAAGTGTGTTTGGTGTTTGACACGACACGACACTGATACATTTCATCACActtaattgcttttattttatcaaattattaccaTTACCGATGACATCGTAGGTTCGTTTAACTTAATTTGTATTGTTCAATTCTCTTACATGCAGGAGAGAGCACAGACAAAGACTATAAAACCAAGACTATGCTTTTGTTTCAAACCGAGGCAACTACCCGAATTTAACAAGGAAGGAGAAGGTTCTAATAGAGGGACAAAAGAGGTACATTaccacaattttttataaacaaagatCAAAACCATGTATCTGAGAACAAGTTATAATTAATTGTCCATAGGCTTCAAAGAGTTGATAATAATTCAATTGCTGTTTTCTTGCAGAAATCACTGACACCAGGAACAAGAGTCACTTCTAGTGTAGTACAAAGCAAAGCCTCTTTATCTGCTGAGATACTTACTACATATGAAAATACATCTCCAAATATTCAGCATGGAATCCAACATGAAAGAAATTACTAAGTTTTGTTTTAAATGAGAATACAGTATCATTGGATAATGTGACCTCTTCTTGTTGTCATAGATTATATGTAAACTCCGAACAAGGTTTTAAATTGTAGTTGTAGTTAGGTTACAGTTTGATTACACTGCAATCAGAACTACAAAGTTTTATAGTTGAATTTAAATCCTTAAGTATAGATATATCATAGCTTCATGAAAATGACTTGTGAAGCATTTTGGTACATGCATGTATATGGCTACATTCCAATATGGTATATGACCCTGTGCAATATGGTACATGCAGTTTTCGCTCGTGATACTTTTGTCCATGTTTTTACATTGAGGTTGCGGATGTGGTTGTTTGTTGCGAATCTTTATTTTACCAGAAGATGAGGTTGATATAATCGAAATTGTAGCTGCAATTCTATTGCAGAGACCTTAAAATCTTTTTATTGCAATTGTGGGTGCAGACTGAAATTTAAACCCAGACTTTTGTCTTTTGTATATTATAACCTTCTGTTTTCTTTATCCTTTTAGTTTGTTACAAcataagtgtgtgtttggttcttaTCATGTGTTTCACGAGCACAAGATAACTATGAATAGTAGTTTATCTTGTTATTTGTTTAGTACGCACTTGATAATGACAGTATGACACAATATATTTCATTTGGCTCAAAGAGAATAATAATTCAGTTGATCAATTCTCATAAGTTTACAAAAttgtataaatgaaagagagaagataacttttttaaataaagagatTAATTTCTATGCACCGATGTTGCATAACTTTTAGAAGGATTTGTGGAAGCTACTTTGAGTTATTAGAGAAACATCACATTCTCGTAGGAAGTTAGCGAGGGGGTATCTTTTCCTCCATGATCCAGTGATGTCTCTTTTACAATTAAATTTGCTTCCGCCCCACTttgatttatctatttattcTCCACACAAACTTATATTACTTTTACTTTAAAGACTTTTAAAGGTTaacgtaccactaaaattagaacgTGCTttcttaaaatacctattcatacacatGCTCAAGGGATGCAActtgtgcttttctcattggagaattattcacaataaaacaagatgtgggtatatcaagaaaacttaaaacacaagagttcacTTTCGTGTACAAGAAACAACCAATTTAGAGGAGACagcaaaaatttatgtcataattttcaataaaaacaagctacttaatcatgcctttcgcaattaaacaaaaaaaaaagaataaagttcaagggtgTTTGGAATattacgactaaagacactttattagccccccccccacacacacacacacacacacacacacacttgggagaagcattgtcctcaatgattcaaaataagaaaaataaaggagaagaagaagaagaagaagaagtaggaggagtagagagagaagagataagggaagagaggaagaggaaagctcacatttttcattgaggtccatagggaggaccttggaggttgagatgttgcatcatgttccgaagaatttaattattctcttcggatatgcggttgccccgtaggacatcatttcttagcccggatagttcaacaccttgccttgttgctcggtgcttatcctttgtacctcagtttgcatccatgcccatctttcattttcagcatcatggtcatggtgccCCTCTTCatggtgcaagtttgcacctTCATGTAGCTGTGaaccatcaccaacatacaacaaatttgcttccacctcggtgttagtgcgagatgggttaggaagtagaaacaAAAGAGGCATATTGAGTTtgagtgcataagtcatgggtggacgatgcttaatgaagttcatagaaATGAGGGTTTCaatgttaagcctattgttgccctcaattggatttatccattcgtcctcacccactccaaacttcctagcaatgaaggtaatgataccacctATCAATATCTTAGCTCTATTGTCAGGCCTAGCACCTATAGAGGCAAGGCAATCAAGCAAGtagaaacaagtattcacagggttgttactaagcattgcccaaagcataaagagttcatccgtcctagttgttcctacctctttcccaccccaaatggtacaagccatgactctttgaaggtacctaagcacggggttgtgaatgttactagccttattgGAAATTAAGAGGATTGTATTTCAATAGTCATATTTCatatatcatcaacattaacaacaTCTACAtcttcaaccaacaacaacgactataCAATGACACAACGACAATGCAACGAGTCAAcaacaaatgcgacaatgcacatgcatgtggtacaattttaacgcgtttgaatgaacgagcattcacagggcatgagccctcaacaatttgaatgagctagcattcacagggcatgagccctcaacagttgaataaTTAAGTATTCACatggcatgagccctcaacagtttgaatgactaagcattcacAGTGCATAAGCCCTAAACAatttatgagtatgcaatggactcaactttgtgtatatcaacatacaactcaactacaacaacgacaacatggACATCAACATCTACTACACaacaattcatatttaaatatgaCTTACACTTCAACATTGTCAACTTGTGACACAACAAATTTTGTACAATGGTATTCAAcaacttgtataatttatttaaatataattatacatAGGACAACAATCAataatcaatcatattcaaatcAACAACTCTAGtagaaataacataattaatcaaTATTGCAACCAAAAGGATCAACTAGACTGTACATACGACTGGGTACACAAAACTCAAAAGTGGCTTCAGCTTATGTGCACTTTCGCCAGGCGAATACAatgctcgccttggcgaactcAAGAAAAAGGcaattcgccatggcgagaaaAATATGGGTGCTTTCGGGAAAATTCTACTGAACAGCTCGCCCTGGCGAGCAAATGGCGAGCAAGTGGCGAGCAACCACTAGGATGATCCGCCAGGCGAAATATCTCTTCGCCATGGCGATTCGCGACAGACCAGACTACGTGAATTCTGAAGTTTTTCACCAAAAGTCCCAATTTTCCCCAATTCATTCCCCAAAACTGATTACAACAATGCTATATGATTATACCTATGATCTGTACGCAATCTAACACTAATGCCATGATTTCCTTCACTCTTCCATTCAAAATCTATGATCAAAACCTAACCCCAATTCCCAAAATCAGAATCATACATCTATaatcattgagagttagcctcacccttaccttagattaatGAATCAAACTCTACCAAAAATCTGATTCTCCTCACTTCGCTCTTTTCCTAGCTTTCTTTTGGTTTTTCTCCGAAAACTtgtttgtacgtgaaactgTTTCTGACTTCtcaataaaatacaccacacaataaaatcaacataaatcatttaaaaacatataaaagactttaaatcaacaaaaaataattaaataacaactagggcgttataTTCCGGCTTGAGATtttgattccaagagtcatgggtGAACCCCAcatttgcgaagcccatctctAAACAAAAATTTTCAAGAGTCATCTCGTAATCAACATTCAAAAGCTGGAAGAAGACTCTATGATCGGGGTTATTAAAATTCATCATATCTTTCTTGTATTCAATAGAACtcaagaattcataagtgaagtTTTCAAACCccttcataggtctaagcattTCAACCCATCCTAGGTTTCCTAGCAAGTTAAACACATTCTCTCTGATTCCTAGCACATCCAAACTATAAGAATCGGGGTATCTACAAGggtgtaaaggtttagagataagaattttatacctatCCTTTTGCTCTTTATCCTTGAAGATTACCCCATGATTTTTTGCTGGTGCTTTCTTATTTTGGGGAGGTCCTCTGGAAGAGCTTGCTCCTTTTTTTCCACCTCTTTTGGAAGCCATTGTCTTGACCTTGGTTTGACTTGGTGTGGttttggtgaaggttgggttttgggaatgtttttggtggaaaaaggttggtttagttATGGGGTTAAGGTTGGGTAAGTTTTATGAGTTGGGATGTGGAAATTGGTGattaatttgtggtttttggATTAGGTTAATGAAGGCTacgaattttgttgatttttggtttgggtggatgaaagttgtttttgattggagggtgatgattggaatggtgtttgtgattgattggctgaagaaattttgtgaattggtgaagttttgatggagatatgaaggtttgaagTTTTGTGGTTAAGGAATTTgtagagagaagtttgaaggAGGAGATATGTTTGTGTtagagaatgagggaagaagaatgaCAAAAAATGTGGTTATGCTCACCTGGGTCGGGCACGGCTGTGCCAGCtgttggcacgggccgtgccatgTTTCTGGAGTTTGGAGGGTTTTGGCttggc containing:
- the LOC25480352 gene encoding uncharacterized protein isoform X1, whose protein sequence is MLQRNMGESSTCLTQPFCYSSGFSNESNKDNPIKVLGESVSFGRFTTESLAWEKWSTFSTNRYVEEAERYSKPGSVAEKKAFFEAHYKKLAAQKAAALLEQEKSDSLEMEEHDEAEVDNTNNSQLTSLKPKLVETSLPESGNKVDVTQLEKEQQTLVGNSMQNQLGDKDLNVKKGSTDPIVSNIATPMNNKASLRKKRSKSKSLHMSVKFAVIREINRLTSSVMRKFETTRVGSGSSTASKDRWTPITTPTKTSKNELQKHPSFSPLTEQKRKNMESPIISSLLSLRIEDRDACRKKERAQTKTIKPRLCFCFKPRQLPEFNKEGEGSNRGTKEKSLTPGTRVTSSVVQSKASLSAEILTTYENTSPNIQHGIQHERNY
- the LOC25480352 gene encoding uncharacterized protein isoform X2, which produces MEEHDEAEVDNTNNSQLTSLKPKLVETSLPESGNKVDVTQLEKEQQTLVGNSMQNQLGDKDLNVKKGSTDPIVSNIATPMNNKASLRKKRSKSKSLHMSVKFAVIREINRLTSSVMRKFETTRVGSGSSTASKDRWTPITTPTKTSKNELQKHPSFSPLTEQKRKNMESPIISSLLSLRIEDRDACRKKERAQTKTIKPRLCFCFKPRQLPEFNKEGEGSNRGTKEKSLTPGTRVTSSVVQSKASLSAEILTTYENTSPNIQHGIQHERNY